From Solwaraspora sp. WMMD1047, the proteins below share one genomic window:
- a CDS encoding ABC transporter permease yields the protein MAGGSPVVAGGGAAAGRFANVLLGVGATILAVVALAAIFAPLLSQWGPLEIDPAGSRTPPGGSHLLGTDSNGMDVWSRLLHAGRLDLGIAVAAVALAVVAGTTLGLVAGYLGGWLDDVLMRLLDIFQAFPTFILALAVAALLGGGTVNLIITIALVNAPGYARLVRAEARSVRELPFIDAAVTSGASTVGVLWRHVLPNSLTPVRVIAPLNCGWAMLTLAGLSFLGLGVPVPTAEWGAMISLGSPDVVAGRWWTSVPPGLVLLLCVLGFSLLGEGLQERAGAGRR from the coding sequence GTGGCTGGTGGTTCCCCGGTCGTCGCCGGTGGGGGCGCGGCGGCCGGGCGGTTCGCCAACGTGTTGCTCGGCGTCGGCGCGACGATCCTGGCCGTGGTCGCGCTTGCCGCGATCTTCGCTCCGCTGCTGAGCCAGTGGGGGCCGCTGGAGATCGACCCGGCGGGCTCGCGTACCCCGCCGGGCGGCAGTCACCTGCTCGGCACCGACTCCAACGGGATGGACGTCTGGAGCCGGCTGCTGCACGCCGGCCGGCTCGACCTGGGCATCGCCGTCGCCGCGGTGGCGCTCGCCGTGGTCGCCGGCACCACCCTCGGGCTGGTCGCCGGCTACCTGGGCGGCTGGCTCGACGACGTGCTGATGCGGCTGCTCGACATCTTCCAGGCGTTCCCCACCTTCATCCTGGCGCTCGCCGTGGCCGCCCTGCTCGGCGGCGGCACGGTCAACCTGATCATCACGATCGCGCTGGTGAACGCCCCCGGCTACGCCCGGCTGGTCCGCGCCGAGGCCCGATCTGTCCGGGAACTGCCGTTCATCGACGCGGCCGTCACCTCCGGCGCCTCCACGGTCGGCGTGCTCTGGCGGCACGTGCTGCCGAACAGCCTCACCCCGGTCCGGGTGATCGCCCCGCTGAACTGCGGCTGGGCGATGCTGACGCTGGCCGGGCTCTCCTTCCTCGGCCTGGGCGTGCCGGTGCCGACCGCCGAATGGGGCGCCATGATCAGCCTCGGCAGCCCGGACGTGGTGGCGGGCCGCTGGTGGACCTCTGTGCCACCCGGCCTGGTGCTGCTGCTCTGCGTACTCGGCTTCAGCCTGCTCGGCGAGGGCCTGCAGGAACGCGCCGGGGCGGGTCGGCGATGA